The DNA window TCCTGCCGGCCGTGGCCGACGCCGTGTGGAACGAGCGGCGGGTCCAGGTCGTCTACCGGCGGTGGAAGGAGCCGCAGGAGGTGGAACGGCTGCTGGACCCGTACGGGCTGGTGGTCAAGGCGGGTCGCTGGTATCTGGTGGCCGGGGCGGACGGCGACGTGCGGACCTACCGCGTCTCGCAGATCCTCGGCCTGCGCACGCTGGAGGAGGGCTTCGCCCGGCCCGAGGGGTTCGACCTGGCGGCGTACTGGGCGGCGTACCTGGAGGCGTTCGAGGTCCGGCTGCGGCGGGGCGAGGCGGTGGTGCGGCTGTCGCCGCGCGGGCTGGAGCGGCTGCCCGACCTGATGACGCCGGGCATGGTGGAGGCGGCGCGGCGCACGGCCGGTCCGCCGGACGCGGAGGGGTGGACGCGGGTCACGGTGCCGATCGAGTCGGTCGAGCACGCGCTGGCCGAGTTCCTGCGTCTGGGGGTGGACGCGGAGGTGCTGGCCCCGGCCGAGCTGCGGGACCGGCTCGCCGCGACCGTCACGGCTCTCGCCGCGCGCTACACGACCGGCGAAACTTTCACACCGGAGCCTGCCTAGCGTCCGCGGGTTCGCAGCTCAAGAGTGGGCAGTCATCCCCTGTCGACCTGGCCTATTGCGGAGCTGAAACTTTCGCAACACACTCGCAATGTTTCTGGCCATCGAGAGGAGCCCGGATGAAACTGACAGCTCGGTTAGCCAGCGCCGCGGTCGCCGCGATGGCGCTCGTCGTCGCGACGCTGATCTTGGCGCCCCCGGCCGCCTCGGCCCAGCTCACCGAGGTGACCGGCTTCGGTACGAACCCTACCAATCTTCGCATGCATCTCTACGTGCCGGACGGCATCGGCTCCCGCCCGGCGCTGCTCGTGGCCGTCCACTACTGCACCGGCTCCGGCCCGGCCTTCTACTCGGGCACCGAGTTCGCCTCGCTGGCCGACCAGTACAAGTTCATCGTCATCTACCCGTCGGCGACGCGCAGTGGATCCTGCTTCGACGTCTCCTCGCCGCAGGCGCTGCGGCACGACGGCGGCAGCGACCCGGTCGGCATCGTCTCCATGGTCCGGTACGTGCAGCAGCGCTACAACGCCGACCCCGCGCGCACGTACGCCACCGGCGCCTCCTCCGGCGGCATGATGACGAACGTGCTGCTGGGCGCCTACCCCGACGTGTTCAAGGCGGGGGCGGCGTTCATGGGCGTGCCGTTCGGCTGCTTCGCCACCACCGACGGGTCGAGCTGGAACAGCACCTGCGCCAACGGCCAGCTCATCAAGTCCCCGCAGGAGTGGGGCGACCTGGTGCGCGCCGCCTACCCCGGCTACAGCGGCCCGCGCCCGCGCATGCAGGTGTGGCACGGCACCGAGGACAGCACCCTGCGCTACCCGAACTTCGGCGAGGAGATCAAGCAGTGGACGAACGTCCACGGCCTGAGCCAGACCCCGTCCATGACCGACCAGCCCCGCTCCGGCTGGACCAGGACCCGCTACGGCGGCACCGGCACCACCGTCGCGGTCGAGGGCATCAGCCTCCAGGGCGTCGGGCACAGCCTGCCGCAGGGCGGGATGGCCGCCATGGCGCTGGCCTTCCTCGGCCTGGACGTCCCCGGCCCGTCCCAGACGCCGACCTCGACCCCGACGGTCACCCCGACGGTCACCCCGACCGTCACCCCGGGCGCCTGC is part of the Nonomuraea coxensis DSM 45129 genome and encodes:
- a CDS encoding helix-turn-helix transcriptional regulator, whose amino-acid sequence is MRASRLVSILLLLQTRGRVTARELAERLEVSVRTIYRDVESLHAAGIPLYGDAGPRGGYQLLDGYRTRLTGLTTDEAESLFLAGLPGPAAELGLGAVVTAAQLKLMAALPVELRDRAGRIQERFHLDAPTWYRDREPAAFLPAVADAVWNERRVQVVYRRWKEPQEVERLLDPYGLVVKAGRWYLVAGADGDVRTYRVSQILGLRTLEEGFARPEGFDLAAYWAAYLEAFEVRLRRGEAVVRLSPRGLERLPDLMTPGMVEAARRTAGPPDAEGWTRVTVPIESVEHALAEFLRLGVDAEVLAPAELRDRLAATVTALAARYTTGETFTPEPA
- a CDS encoding extracellular catalytic domain type 1 short-chain-length polyhydroxyalkanoate depolymerase yields the protein MKLTARLASAAVAAMALVVATLILAPPAASAQLTEVTGFGTNPTNLRMHLYVPDGIGSRPALLVAVHYCTGSGPAFYSGTEFASLADQYKFIVIYPSATRSGSCFDVSSPQALRHDGGSDPVGIVSMVRYVQQRYNADPARTYATGASSGGMMTNVLLGAYPDVFKAGAAFMGVPFGCFATTDGSSWNSTCANGQLIKSPQEWGDLVRAAYPGYSGPRPRMQVWHGTEDSTLRYPNFGEEIKQWTNVHGLSQTPSMTDQPRSGWTRTRYGGTGTTVAVEGISLQGVGHSLPQGGMAAMALAFLGLDVPGPSQTPTSTPTVTPTVTPTVTPGACKVTYAMNTWNTGFTTAVTITNTGTAQLSSWSLGFTLPAGQTVTGAWNATVSPASGTVTARNVSYNGTLAPGASAQFGFQATHTGNTAAPSAFTLNGAACTT